A single genomic interval of Salmo trutta chromosome 13, fSalTru1.1, whole genome shotgun sequence harbors:
- the her5 gene encoding hairy-related 5 translates to METVLPDQKDVRRVPKPLMEKRRRDRINHSLETLRLLLLENTSNEKLKNPKVEKAEILESVVNFLRTEQEGEQQHQQMKRGHSKEGGEEQRSPCKRQQHNYREGMRSCLLRVSHFIATKSQELDEPSHDADALPQRSPMGLTHPPSSAQLHGTSPSTPDQTPLARLQLPQPHPVPGLRTGLGNIESLSPSKPYMEHSDSVWRPWPQQ, encoded by the exons ATGGAGACTGTGCTCCCAGATCAAAAGGACGTAAGAAGG GTCCCCAAACCCCTCATGGAGAAACGGAGGAGAGATCGTATCAACCACAGTCTGGAAACCTTACGACTTCTGTTGTTGGAGAACACAAGTAATGAG AAACTGAAGAATCCCAAGGTGGAAAAGGCAGAGATTTTGGAGAGTGTGGTCAACTTCCTGAGGACAGAGCAGGAAGGAGAACAACAGCATCAGCAAATGAAAAGAGGCCACTCCAAAGAGGGTGGGGAAGAGCAGAGGTCCCCCTGCAAGAGGCAGCAGCATAACTACCGTGAGGGCATGAGGTCATGCCTACTAAGAGTCAGCCACTTTATAGCAACCAAGAGCCAGGAGTTGGATGAGCCCAGCCACGATGCTGATGCCCTACCTCAGAGGTCCCCCATGGGGCTCACCCATCCTCCATCATCTGCCCAGCTCCATGGTACATCACCTTCCACCCCCGACCAAACTCCCCTGGCTAGACTGCAACTGCCACAGCCTCACCCAGTCCCAGGTCTGAGAACTGGCCTCGGTAACATAGAGAGTCTTTCCCCCTCCAAGCCGTACATGGAGCACAGTGACTCTGTGTGGAGGCCATGGCCACAGCAGTGA
- the pfdn6 gene encoding prefoldin subunit 6: MAEAIQKKLQSELEKYQQMQKDVSKSMSARQKLEAQVTENNIVKEELDLLDTQNTVYKLIGPVLVKQDLEEAKATVAKRLEYINGEIQRYETLLKDMEKKSDQHREVLSSLQQEYQRSQGLAVGKV, translated from the exons ATGGCAGAGGCGATTCAGAAGAAATTACAATCGGAGCTAGAAAAATACCAGCAGATGCAAAAAG ATGTTAGTAAGAGCATGTCAGCCAGGCAGAAACTGGAGGCTCAGGTGACAGAGAATAATATAGTCAAAGAG GAGTTGGACTTGTTGGACACCCAGAACACAGTTTACAAGCTTATAGGTCCAGTTCTGGTGAAGCAAGACTTGGAGGAAGCCAAAGCCACAGTGGCAAAGAGGCTAGAATACATAAATGGGGAGAT TCAAAGATACGAGACTCTACTAAAGGACATGGAGAAGAAGTCTGATCAGCACCGTGAGGTCCTGTCTAGTCTGCAGCAAGAGTACCAGAGGTCTCAGGGCCTGGCTGTGGGCAAGGTCTGA